A portion of the Tenacibaculum todarodis genome contains these proteins:
- a CDS encoding CPBP family intramembrane glutamic endopeptidase, giving the protein MKTKASIQLSKILGVLIGFPIIATLISILLSSQPVISGIDLKSLNSFFDAYYLNYVLIISWYLLQLYIISRILKASNWSWSDIGIALSKKKMIYSIIGYLIIAFGLLIFIEMALAKSTINVEKLNSIPSFSPKTTTARVIFVFLALVAGIVEEIVYRGFAIKSLMSHKVNKWLTVLIASIPFIFQHGMRAIDSITGNGIWLGWYFAWGIIFGIIFLFSKKLYINIIIHWLVILSAMVGILQAIE; this is encoded by the coding sequence ATGAAAACTAAAGCGTCCATACAACTATCAAAAATACTTGGAGTATTAATTGGGTTTCCAATTATTGCAACACTTATTTCAATATTACTTTCAAGTCAACCTGTTATATCAGGTATTGACCTTAAATCGTTAAACTCATTTTTTGATGCCTATTATTTAAATTATGTACTTATCATTTCTTGGTATTTACTTCAATTATATATCATATCGAGAATTTTAAAAGCTTCTAATTGGTCATGGAGTGATATCGGAATCGCTCTATCTAAAAAGAAAATGATTTATTCCATTATAGGGTATTTAATAATTGCATTTGGATTACTCATTTTTATAGAAATGGCACTAGCTAAATCAACTATAAACGTTGAAAAATTAAACTCAATCCCTTCATTTAGCCCCAAAACAACAACAGCTAGAGTGATTTTTGTTTTTTTAGCATTGGTTGCTGGTATCGTAGAAGAAATTGTATACCGTGGCTTTGCAATAAAGTCTTTAATGAGTCATAAAGTTAATAAATGGCTAACTGTACTAATAGCTTCAATACCTTTTATTTTTCAACATGGAATGAGAGCAATAGACTCAATTACTGGAAATGGAATTTGGCTTGGATGGTATTTTGCCTGGGGCATTATATTTGGAATTATTTTTCTTTTTTCTAAAAAATTATACATTAACATAATAATCCACTGGCTGGTGATATTATCTGCAATGGTTGGAATTCTACAAGCAATTGAATAG
- a CDS encoding CPBP family intramembrane glutamic endopeptidase has protein sequence MKNKKEKKNHRWQTAISVLIFFVIGSLINIPFSREVKRLNIKAGMPNVRLNESVLDDVITIGISSLILGAILVFIGLWVSSKTNLGAPVIARFFSKHTVSNLIDWKAILSSIVLATIVALILLGLFELQKELYPVVGKMSRPTKPFYALVAFSAGISEEIMFRLGLMSLIIAIIQFIRKVDNPTNKMIWTGIIISALFFGLIHFPLSKNFVELTPFSIGVTMVGNLITGSTFGWIFWKRGLLVAIIAHIVFDLVFHVIGTPFT, from the coding sequence ATGAAAAATAAAAAAGAAAAGAAAAATCATCGTTGGCAAACTGCTATTAGTGTGTTAATATTTTTTGTAATAGGATCATTAATAAACATTCCATTTAGCAGAGAGGTAAAAAGATTAAATATAAAAGCAGGAATGCCAAACGTTCGTTTAAATGAATCTGTTTTAGATGACGTCATAACTATTGGAATTAGTAGTTTAATCCTAGGTGCTATTTTGGTGTTTATTGGATTATGGGTTTCATCTAAAACAAATTTAGGAGCACCTGTTATAGCTCGATTTTTTTCAAAGCACACAGTTTCTAATCTAATAGATTGGAAAGCAATTTTGTCTAGTATTGTTTTAGCAACAATAGTAGCTTTAATCCTATTAGGATTATTTGAATTACAGAAAGAATTGTATCCAGTTGTTGGTAAAATGTCTAGACCAACAAAACCTTTTTATGCACTTGTTGCCTTTTCTGCAGGTATTAGTGAAGAGATAATGTTTCGATTAGGATTAATGTCACTAATAATTGCGATTATTCAATTCATCAGAAAAGTAGATAACCCAACCAACAAAATGATTTGGACAGGTATTATTATTTCTGCATTGTTTTTCGGATTAATACACTTTCCATTATCAAAAAATTTTGTTGAGTTAACTCCTTTTTCAATTGGTGTCACTATGGTTGGAAACTTAATAACCGGTTCAACTTTTGGATGGATATTTTGGAAAAGAGGTCTTTTGGTAGCTATTATAGCTCATATAGTATTCGATTTGGTTTTCCATGTTATAGGTACGCCATTTACATAG
- a CDS encoding Piwi domain-containing protein — translation MENLTLNIIPFSHPVQELEIGFYKQEKQGYYSLWKGEYPQSFWEDFNDEMKACDKLYTNFKDTENCDYKTKVDYSKNKRLAVHYYSRLIYNYFVTVADAVKINFVKDVQIWFIDNRKTTSVYTSYKRFTIKVQFNKVTEFPELLVSFDGNTNVLNKSLSELDDFPPELINYVKFNTKIVKYEYAEEDIKQHIEELYPILSNRIRDFLQIPRPAFSRGNKYKPYYTNIIDFYNNYLNTKAFKEIIPLDDNGFHQMPEHKVFSTSANSNKLRFYNGTDIVPHNGMKNKGPYKSSPHASVRFFFIYHQPDRSFAVKTLYKYFTEGYKAPNGNLYFQPLKTYIKQPFIIDRDTSIAYENTDTALKEIKQGLLNLEKQPNTRYVAIYVTPIHKTETDEQKKMLYYQIKEELLKHEISSQVIYKENIGHKNFSFYLPNIAIALLAKIDGIPWRLDRDTKNELIVGVGAFTSLNHNIKYVGSAFCFNNNGEFKGFDCFKADETDLLAGTIGKQILKYVIDNDKEADRLIIHFYKKMGNKELKPIMKMLKTLGLSIPVVIITINKTTSEDNVAFDTNSNELMPVSGTYVKIGWDQYLLFNNVRYRENEIVKDNPFPVKLTFTSTIDGYFDDRTVIEELIDQVYQFSRMYWKSVKQQNLPVTIKYPEMAAEIFPFFEGDKLPDFGKNNLWFL, via the coding sequence ATGGAAAACCTTACATTAAATATAATCCCATTCAGCCATCCAGTTCAAGAACTGGAGATAGGCTTTTATAAGCAAGAGAAACAAGGCTATTATTCACTTTGGAAAGGAGAATATCCTCAATCTTTTTGGGAAGATTTTAATGATGAAATGAAAGCGTGTGATAAATTATACACGAACTTTAAAGACACAGAAAATTGTGACTATAAAACAAAAGTAGATTATTCAAAAAACAAACGTTTAGCAGTACATTATTATAGCAGGTTAATCTACAATTACTTCGTAACTGTAGCAGATGCAGTTAAGATTAATTTTGTTAAAGACGTGCAAATATGGTTTATAGATAATAGAAAAACCACATCTGTTTATACTTCGTATAAACGATTTACCATAAAAGTACAATTCAATAAAGTAACAGAGTTTCCAGAATTATTAGTTTCATTTGATGGCAATACAAACGTTTTAAACAAGTCTTTATCAGAATTAGATGATTTCCCACCAGAGTTAATAAACTACGTTAAATTCAACACTAAAATAGTAAAATACGAATATGCAGAAGAAGATATAAAGCAACATATAGAAGAACTATATCCAATCCTATCAAATAGAATTAGAGATTTTTTACAAATTCCAAGACCTGCATTTTCAAGAGGTAATAAATACAAGCCTTACTATACAAACATAATAGACTTCTATAATAATTACTTAAACACTAAAGCGTTTAAAGAAATTATTCCTTTAGATGATAATGGGTTTCATCAAATGCCTGAACACAAAGTGTTCAGTACATCTGCCAATTCTAATAAACTACGTTTTTATAATGGCACAGACATAGTACCTCATAATGGTATGAAAAATAAAGGACCATATAAATCAAGTCCTCACGCAAGCGTTCGTTTCTTTTTTATTTATCATCAACCAGATAGGTCATTTGCGGTTAAAACACTTTACAAGTATTTTACTGAAGGCTACAAAGCACCAAATGGAAACTTATATTTTCAACCCTTAAAAACCTATATAAAACAACCTTTTATAATTGATAGAGATACAAGTATTGCTTATGAAAATACTGATACTGCATTAAAAGAAATAAAACAAGGTTTGTTAAATCTTGAAAAGCAACCCAATACAAGATATGTAGCAATTTATGTTACACCAATTCATAAAACAGAAACGGACGAGCAGAAGAAAATGCTCTATTATCAAATAAAAGAAGAATTATTAAAACACGAAATCAGTTCACAAGTAATCTATAAAGAAAATATAGGTCATAAAAACTTTAGTTTTTACTTACCTAATATCGCTATTGCTCTATTAGCCAAAATAGATGGTATTCCTTGGAGATTAGATAGAGATACCAAAAACGAATTAATAGTTGGTGTTGGTGCTTTCACTTCGTTAAATCACAACATCAAATATGTAGGTAGTGCATTTTGTTTTAATAATAATGGAGAGTTTAAAGGTTTTGATTGTTTTAAAGCAGATGAAACAGATTTATTAGCAGGAACAATTGGCAAACAAATTTTAAAGTATGTTATAGATAATGATAAAGAAGCAGATAGGCTAATTATTCATTTCTATAAGAAAATGGGTAATAAAGAGTTAAAACCTATTATGAAGATGCTAAAAACATTAGGTTTAAGCATTCCTGTAGTTATTATTACAATTAATAAAACCACATCAGAAGATAATGTTGCTTTTGATACAAATAGTAATGAATTAATGCCTGTTAGTGGTACTTATGTAAAAATTGGTTGGGATCAATACTTATTGTTTAATAATGTAAGATACAGAGAAAATGAAATAGTAAAGGACAATCCATTTCCTGTAAAACTTACTTTCACTTCTACGATAGATGGCTATTTTGATGATAGAACAGTAATAGAAGAATTAATAGACCAAGTGTATCAATTTAGTAGAATGTATTGGAAATCAGTAAAACAACAAAATTTACCAGTAACTATAAAATACCCAGAAATGGCAGCAGAAATATTTCCATTTTTTGAAGGAGATAAACTTCCAGACTTCGGTAAAAATAATCTTTGGTTTTTATAA
- a CDS encoding DUF6943 family protein, which yields MTKFYLKTNSKTAETKKPHFYILNKGMNSGKPLKEPCPNCFVLTANTEEELQSLYWLCFGLWKAKSFHYYLKGSVIPFITINDMRKAIAGGYEIAEENKPVFKKSVKVLQLLEDKEKQYHQNIQLIQDAKRAIFYRYISRRRK from the coding sequence ATGACAAAATTCTATCTGAAAACAAACAGCAAAACAGCCGAAACAAAAAAACCACACTTCTACATTCTGAATAAAGGGATGAATAGCGGAAAGCCATTAAAAGAGCCTTGTCCGAATTGCTTTGTACTTACAGCAAATACAGAAGAAGAATTACAGAGTTTATATTGGTTATGTTTTGGATTATGGAAGGCAAAATCTTTTCATTATTACCTCAAAGGTTCAGTAATTCCATTTATCACAATAAACGATATGCGAAAAGCAATTGCAGGCGGTTATGAAATAGCAGAAGAAAACAAGCCTGTATTTAAAAAATCAGTAAAAGTGCTTCAACTTTTGGAAGATAAAGAAAAGCAGTATCATCAAAATATCCAATTAATACAAGATGCAAAAAGGGCTATTTTTTACCGATATATTTCGAGAAGAAGAAAGTAA
- a CDS encoding alpha/beta fold hydrolase, with the protein MFFKSQEGKEKILKLYNQKLNELEIQYFEKSIETKFGITNIIITGDAKLPPLLLIHGTGGCAPLILESFYNLSSKYCVYAIDVLSQPNKSAENRPDMKTLDYGKWLTELIIKLRLTDVTLVGFSFGGLISLKALEYNQTLIKEAFLIAPVYIVNGNPIKGLFKMFFPLKKFIKTNNQEYIKKVMNVLFTAYDDFALTFMSTTFQHCNMDFSPLPTITKKNANSINKPITIFAAEKDIMFPGRKMIKRAKRIFPTLKKVILFKNSKHVPSYKEFHKIKMEILNNL; encoded by the coding sequence ATGTTTTTCAAATCACAAGAAGGAAAAGAAAAAATTTTAAAACTTTATAATCAAAAATTAAATGAGCTTGAAATTCAATATTTTGAAAAGTCAATAGAAACAAAGTTTGGTATTACCAATATTATAATTACAGGAGATGCTAAACTGCCACCATTATTACTTATTCATGGCACAGGAGGTTGTGCGCCTTTAATTTTAGAATCATTTTATAACTTATCCTCAAAATACTGTGTTTATGCTATTGATGTTCTTTCTCAACCTAATAAAAGTGCAGAAAATAGACCCGATATGAAAACTTTAGATTACGGAAAATGGTTAACAGAATTAATAATCAAGCTTAGATTAACGGATGTTACTTTGGTTGGTTTTTCTTTTGGAGGACTCATAAGCTTAAAAGCACTAGAGTATAATCAAACACTAATAAAAGAAGCATTTTTAATTGCACCTGTTTATATTGTAAATGGAAACCCTATTAAAGGTTTGTTTAAGATGTTTTTCCCTTTAAAAAAATTTATAAAAACTAACAATCAAGAGTATATTAAAAAAGTAATGAATGTACTTTTTACAGCTTATGACGATTTTGCATTAACATTTATGTCAACTACTTTTCAGCATTGTAATATGGATTTTTCACCTTTACCCACAATTACTAAAAAGAATGCAAATTCGATAAATAAACCTATAACAATTTTTGCAGCAGAAAAAGATATCATGTTTCCTGGAAGAAAAATGATAAAAAGAGCAAAAAGAATTTTCCCAACTTTAAAGAAAGTGATTTTATTTAAAAATTCTAAACATGTACCTAGTTATAAAGAGTTTCATAAGATAAAAATGGAGATACTAAACAACCTTTAA
- a CDS encoding CocE/NonD family hydrolase translates to MKKSVLILFLITISMTSFAQEVAFKKVELSDSVALANQMQQLAVLCDTQNLSKLDVFKFQLIRGNYKEALVTFKKRIKETPIDQRQYLDIYMHYVEAKLSKNFKDAFKKSYRKYVKNSDDIKVINLDRALIIRDPTDYYVSNFNNTYNAIKSEKIAQATVKDLVKKYFLSIVFSSTRAIYFEEIKQDHKRRYAVNDSIIIPMKDGAEVSVVVVKRKGNSTTKKSAILVSSIYTGTNVTSTMLAASKGYIGVIANTRGKRLSKSDIKPLEYENTDVYEVIDWISKQPWSNKKVAMFGGSYNGFTQWASMKHKVHPSLKTIVPMVAIAPGIDYPMENNVLHNYSYSWNFYVTNNKFLDFKASNDYNRWNTLKNTWYKTGVAFNKLDSLDGKVNKLWNTYMQHPSYDNFWKKMIPYKQEFAKIDIPILTITGYYDDSQRGAMYYFNEHHKYAKNPSHYLLVGPYDHWTAQTKPEESLRNYKLDKTALINIEEDIIYQWFDYILNGKEKPSILKDKVNFQVMDTDTWMHKSSLSAMTNDTLTFHLSAEKIKDVYTLKSKKNNSKIEMKVDFKDRESMNNTEYYPWPLEREQINLKDGLVFKSETLKEDVIINGSFFGNLEFSINKKDVDYSVIVYQLTPENKYFHLSYYIGRASFAKDREKRVLLTPNEFTEISFNNSKLISKKLGKGSRIVIVLNVNKNNNAQINYGSGKDVNEENIKDAEIPLQINFTGNSSISLPIWNFRK, encoded by the coding sequence ATGAAAAAATCAGTCCTGATATTATTTTTAATCACAATTAGTATGACTTCTTTTGCGCAAGAAGTGGCATTTAAGAAGGTGGAACTATCAGATTCTGTAGCGCTTGCAAATCAAATGCAGCAATTAGCAGTATTATGTGACACTCAAAATTTATCAAAATTAGATGTGTTTAAGTTCCAGTTAATTAGAGGTAATTATAAAGAGGCTTTAGTTACTTTCAAAAAAAGAATTAAAGAAACACCAATAGATCAAAGACAGTATTTAGATATATACATGCATTATGTAGAGGCAAAGCTTTCTAAGAACTTTAAAGATGCCTTTAAAAAATCTTACAGAAAATATGTAAAGAATTCTGATGATATAAAAGTTATTAATTTAGATAGAGCATTAATAATTAGAGATCCTACTGATTATTATGTGAGTAATTTTAATAACACATATAATGCTATTAAATCAGAAAAAATAGCACAAGCTACAGTTAAGGATTTAGTAAAAAAATATTTTTTAAGCATTGTATTTTCATCAACTAGAGCTATTTATTTTGAAGAAATAAAGCAAGATCATAAACGTAGATATGCTGTAAATGATAGTATTATAATCCCTATGAAAGATGGTGCAGAAGTTTCAGTTGTAGTCGTAAAACGAAAAGGAAATTCAACTACTAAAAAATCTGCAATATTAGTTTCTTCAATTTATACAGGAACAAATGTGACTTCAACAATGTTAGCTGCATCCAAAGGCTATATTGGTGTCATTGCCAATACAAGAGGTAAAAGATTAAGTAAAAGCGATATAAAACCTCTTGAATATGAAAACACAGATGTGTATGAAGTCATTGATTGGATTAGCAAGCAACCTTGGTCTAATAAAAAAGTAGCCATGTTTGGTGGTAGTTACAATGGTTTTACGCAATGGGCTTCAATGAAACACAAAGTGCATCCATCGTTAAAAACAATTGTTCCAATGGTAGCAATTGCTCCTGGAATTGATTATCCGATGGAAAATAATGTGCTACATAATTATTCATATTCTTGGAATTTTTATGTAACCAATAACAAGTTTTTAGACTTTAAAGCTTCAAATGATTATAATCGTTGGAATACTTTAAAAAACACTTGGTACAAAACAGGAGTTGCATTTAACAAACTAGATAGTTTAGATGGTAAAGTAAATAAACTGTGGAATACCTATATGCAGCATCCTAGTTATGATAATTTTTGGAAAAAAATGATTCCATATAAACAAGAATTTGCAAAGATTGACATTCCAATTTTAACCATCACAGGTTATTATGATGACTCACAAAGAGGAGCAATGTATTATTTTAATGAGCATCATAAATATGCGAAAAATCCAAGCCATTATTTATTAGTTGGCCCTTATGATCATTGGACTGCACAAACGAAACCAGAGGAAAGTTTAAGAAATTATAAACTAGACAAAACTGCTTTAATAAATATTGAAGAAGACATTATTTATCAATGGTTTGATTACATTTTAAATGGGAAAGAAAAGCCTAGTATTTTAAAAGATAAAGTAAATTTTCAAGTAATGGATACAGATACTTGGATGCATAAATCGAGTTTAAGTGCCATGACAAATGACACCTTGACTTTTCATTTAAGTGCTGAAAAAATAAAGGATGTTTATACTTTAAAATCAAAAAAAAATAACTCTAAAATCGAAATGAAAGTTGATTTTAAGGATAGAGAAAGCATGAATAATACCGAATATTATCCTTGGCCACTAGAACGTGAACAAATTAATTTAAAAGATGGATTGGTTTTTAAATCTGAAACATTAAAAGAAGATGTTATTATAAATGGTTCATTTTTCGGGAATCTTGAATTTTCAATCAATAAAAAAGACGTTGATTATTCTGTAATTGTTTACCAGCTAACACCTGAAAATAAATATTTTCATTTAAGCTATTATATTGGTAGAGCAAGTTTTGCAAAAGATAGAGAAAAACGTGTTTTATTAACACCAAATGAATTCACAGAAATCTCTTTTAATAATTCTAAATTAATCAGTAAAAAATTAGGAAAAGGAAGCCGAATTGTAATTGTGTTAAACGTAAATAAAAACAACAACGCGCAAATAAATTATGGTTCTGGAAAAGATGTCAATGAAGAAAATATTAAAGATGCTGAAATTCCTTTACAAATAAATTTCACTGGTAACAGTAGTATTTCATTGCCTATTTGGAATTTTAGAAAATAA
- a CDS encoding thermonuclease family protein has protein sequence MQTKANKQILVRPHYEIVKVVDGDGLIVKNIFTNKEKEIRLLGIDAPELKICKKLKNDERELHLPSEFLIELGYRSFNFLKKKAKPKTNITIIQEVKNQQDRFGRTLAYIILPNGKTLNKILIQKGFAKPYNKVYCDELPLYQKLNLKAKRKKKGLYLTTDIF, from the coding sequence ATGCAAACAAAGGCTAATAAACAAATCTTAGTTAGACCACATTACGAAATAGTAAAAGTTGTAGATGGAGACGGCTTAATTGTAAAAAATATTTTCACAAATAAAGAGAAAGAAATAAGGCTTTTAGGAATTGATGCTCCAGAACTAAAGATTTGTAAAAAACTCAAAAATGATGAAAGAGAATTACATCTACCAAGTGAATTTTTAATTGAATTAGGATATAGATCATTTAATTTTTTAAAAAAGAAAGCAAAACCAAAAACGAATATTACAATAATTCAAGAAGTCAAAAACCAACAAGACAGATTTGGTAGAACATTAGCCTATATTATTTTACCTAACGGTAAAACACTTAACAAAATACTAATCCAAAAGGGCTTTGCAAAGCCATACAATAAGGTTTATTGTGATGAACTACCATTGTATCAAAAATTAAATCTAAAGGCTAAGAGAAAGAAAAAAGGTTTATATTTGACAACAGATATTTTTTAG
- a CDS encoding NAD(P)-dependent oxidoreductase has translation MTVLVVGASGSTGSKLVEQLLAEKHKVKVIVRSPEKLPESWTINDDLQIISASLLELSDTEISTIVSDCNAVASCLGHNMSWKGIYGKPRRLVTDATRRLCNAVTSNNLQSPTKFVLMNTTGNRNRDLNEPISFAQKCVIGLLRLLLPPHVDNEKAADYLRTQIGQNNNPIEWVAVRPDGLINEEEVTDYEIHSSPIRSAIFNAGKVSRINVGHFMASLITDDTLWEKWKGQMPVIYSTSH, from the coding sequence ATGACAGTTCTAGTCGTAGGCGCAAGTGGCTCCACAGGAAGCAAATTAGTAGAGCAACTTCTAGCCGAAAAACATAAGGTAAAAGTTATTGTTAGGTCACCAGAAAAATTACCAGAATCATGGACAATAAATGATGACCTACAAATTATCTCTGCAAGTCTATTAGAGTTAAGTGATACAGAAATTAGTACCATTGTAAGCGATTGTAATGCCGTTGCTTCTTGTCTTGGTCATAATATGTCTTGGAAAGGCATTTATGGAAAACCTAGAAGACTAGTTACAGATGCTACTCGGCGCTTATGCAATGCTGTAACATCAAATAACCTACAAAGTCCAACAAAGTTTGTTTTAATGAATACCACAGGAAACCGTAATCGCGATTTAAACGAGCCAATTTCTTTTGCTCAAAAATGTGTTATTGGATTACTACGTTTATTGTTACCACCACATGTTGACAATGAGAAAGCTGCTGATTATTTACGAACTCAAATTGGTCAAAACAATAATCCTATTGAATGGGTTGCAGTTAGACCAGATGGTTTAATTAATGAGGAAGAGGTAACCGATTACGAAATACACTCTTCGCCAATCAGAAGTGCCATTTTTAATGCTGGTAAGGTAAGCCGTATTAATGTTGGGCATTTTATGGCTAGTTTAATCACTGATGATACTTTATGGGAGAAGTGGAAAGGGCAGATGCCTGTAATATATAGTACCTCACATTAA
- a CDS encoding DUF4932 domain-containing protein, whose translation MKYKKNIWGVIFIMFFISCSKNEKSILKSNKKKVQVKVINKSRIYNWNLNKELNPDENHITIRNRESVNVMYVSDIDSIMFNVKEETKINFNIVVAKDTFKQQILGVPYIPKANYSKEFKANKNGSIDFSVSELYELVNVIVALTDKGINDKERVNKNTEYYKSVLNHFSTYRNHNVVRKFNKFINQKNDYFLRTNGLTYNLGYGNKITKSNQYNRAVYNDKSPNYLSPYIEDLQDFAKRTNFKSFYLINKEYYNSVVAEIKNKIDIPNMLLWLQKNFPEIKYEYHNIVISPLTGNTQGIIMYENNNFKELQIHIGLPHVYNNKMSKLSEHIVKGDIIFSELNHGYLNKEADKYLEEINNALNSKRNLLVTSKYGKGYYGRSSELFKEYMNWGLVALRYVDNCPKEDLKMLMERNIIYMKDKRGFKMFDEFQNYLVSLYQNLDGKETIADLYPQIIQWFSKQ comes from the coding sequence ATGAAATACAAAAAAAATATATGGGGAGTTATTTTTATCATGTTTTTTATCTCTTGTAGTAAAAATGAGAAATCAATTTTAAAATCTAATAAAAAAAAAGTTCAGGTAAAAGTTATTAATAAAAGTAGAATATATAATTGGAATCTTAATAAGGAATTAAATCCTGATGAAAACCATATAACTATAAGAAATAGAGAAAGTGTTAATGTTATGTATGTTTCAGATATTGATTCAATTATGTTTAATGTGAAAGAAGAAACCAAAATAAATTTTAATATTGTAGTAGCAAAAGACACGTTTAAACAACAAATATTAGGTGTTCCTTATATTCCAAAAGCAAACTATTCCAAGGAATTTAAAGCAAATAAAAATGGAAGTATCGATTTTTCGGTTTCCGAACTCTATGAATTAGTTAATGTTATTGTTGCTTTAACTGATAAAGGGATTAATGATAAGGAAAGGGTAAATAAGAACACAGAGTATTATAAGTCTGTGTTAAACCATTTTTCAACTTATAGAAATCATAATGTTGTAAGAAAGTTTAATAAGTTCATTAATCAAAAAAACGATTATTTTTTACGAACAAATGGCCTTACTTATAATTTAGGCTATGGTAATAAGATTACAAAGAGTAATCAATATAATAGGGCCGTTTATAATGATAAAAGCCCTAACTATCTTTCACCTTATATTGAAGATTTACAAGATTTTGCAAAGAGAACCAACTTTAAAAGCTTTTATCTAATAAATAAAGAGTATTACAATAGTGTTGTTGCAGAAATTAAAAACAAAATTGACATTCCAAATATGCTATTATGGTTACAGAAAAATTTTCCTGAAATAAAATATGAGTACCATAATATTGTTATTTCACCATTAACAGGAAACACACAAGGAATAATCATGTACGAGAACAATAACTTTAAAGAATTACAAATTCATATTGGTTTACCTCATGTTTATAATAACAAAATGAGTAAGCTAAGTGAACATATTGTAAAAGGTGATATTATATTTTCAGAACTAAATCATGGATATTTAAATAAAGAGGCAGATAAATATTTAGAAGAAATTAATAATGCTCTGAACTCAAAAAGAAATCTATTGGTTACTAGCAAATATGGTAAGGGTTACTATGGGAGATCTTCAGAGTTATTCAAAGAATATATGAATTGGGGTTTAGTAGCATTAAGATATGTCGATAACTGCCCTAAGGAAGATTTAAAGATGTTAATGGAAAGAAATATAATTTATATGAAAGATAAAAGAGGGTTTAAAATGTTCGATGAGTTTCAAAATTATCTAGTCTCTCTTTATCAAAACCTTGATGGAAAAGAAACAATAGCTGATTTATATCCACAAATAATTCAATGGTTTAGTAAACAGTAA
- a CDS encoding GrpB family protein has protein sequence MLIKKYTTNWITNFIELNREIEKGLNGIECQIEHVGSTSIPNLDSKAIIDIDIIYESESEFEKIKSGLIKIGYYHNGNQGLEKREVFKRNRESSHCVLDTITHHLYVCLTNSKPLERHILMRNFLRKNDWARLKYQEMKYELAEKANQNKKLYAELKELNVNVFIDDIIEKEKTNLQRKSNTRKI, from the coding sequence ATGTTAATAAAAAAATATACAACCAACTGGATTACAAATTTCATAGAACTAAATCGTGAAATTGAAAAGGGTTTAAATGGAATTGAATGCCAAATTGAACATGTTGGAAGTACATCTATACCTAATTTAGATTCTAAAGCGATTATAGACATTGATATTATTTACGAAAGCGAATCAGAATTTGAAAAAATAAAATCTGGACTAATTAAAATTGGGTATTATCATAACGGAAATCAAGGGCTTGAAAAACGAGAGGTTTTTAAAAGAAACAGAGAATCTTCTCATTGTGTTTTAGACACAATTACACATCATCTTTATGTTTGTTTAACGAATAGTAAACCATTAGAAAGACACATTTTGATGCGTAATTTTTTGCGTAAAAATGATTGGGCTAGATTGAAATACCAGGAAATGAAATACGAATTAGCAGAAAAAGCGAACCAAAATAAAAAGCTGTACGCAGAATTGAAAGAATTAAATGTCAATGTCTTTATTGACGATATTATAGAAAAAGAAAAAACTAACCTACAACGAAAAAGCAATACGAGAAAGATATAG